A window of Ignavibacterium sp. contains these coding sequences:
- a CDS encoding biopolymer transporter Tol codes for MRISFILFILLLSNSLFAQFTEFHPELNWLTIKGKHVQVHYHEGAERTAQVVAKIADEVWDPICSLYEYEPDVVHYVIKDIDDYSNGATYFFDNKIEIWTSALDFDLRGTHNWLRNVISHEFTHMVQIQAAMKSKRSLPAVFLQVLSYEDKRRPDILYGFPNLLISYPLAMINVPAWFAEGTAQYMRKEFDYDRWDTHRDMILRAYALDGNMLTWNEMGVFGKTSLGNESVYNSGFAFTRYIAQRYGESKLREVTKALGNFGTFTIDAAFSKVIGKDGSELYNEWKEFLVNDYKNRSSKVIENKVEGEQIASVGFGNFYPIFSPDGKKVYYISNKTSDYFGPAAIFEYDIETKKEKPIAGGVRSTFSFIPNSNKIIYSKISDDNPNWYNVHDLYVYDIDKEKETRLTFNLRANHPSVSNDGKSIVFIFQKDGTTNLGKVDIEGKNFQQLTFYSNGEQVYNPKFSPDDSKIIFDYSYHHTRDIAIINSNGGKVEFILSTEKDERNAIFKSSDEIVYASDETGIFNLYSLNLKSNEKKQLTNVLGGAFMPAINSSGDIVYAGYTSTGYKIFLISSDEQKKVKERMNYVWIDNPPLNEDKPNGDIHKFNITALKNFNDYEVPDYGKKSYSGVFSNLSFFPFLRYDNYNTGNKFTEKLKPGLLVSSNDILNRYAIFAGGSINTRLERDLFLVFDYKNKLPLFTSIGLRPELSVELYSISRKAGVDIFFGADTVGGVVNYDFIIPTDVTYDLFEADFIVRHRLFSRDQNLQLKFTFSTYTATLGSFILPDENNTLYPSTKDNYFIGRNLEAKYTWLSIAPSKDDDINPVGMNIELTYNYEFNKFNSEGEYTIKDGFLEPLYRDFNFHKLELKTGLYLPVFNSHTFNTSLRLGTILGPTVPDFFDFYLGGLIGMKSYPFYAISGNEVAWLNFTYRFPLLRNIDTKIGHLYIDKIFFSVNADIGNAWNGKIPELDKFKKGVGAELRLQLNSYYLFPTSIFFHAAYALDDFTRVVNNQSIKYGKEWSFYGGILFGFEILNFESNKKIR; via the coding sequence ATGAGAATATCATTCATCTTATTTATTCTGTTACTTTCGAATTCTCTCTTTGCTCAATTTACAGAATTCCATCCTGAATTGAATTGGTTAACAATAAAAGGCAAACATGTTCAGGTACATTACCACGAAGGTGCTGAAAGAACAGCTCAGGTTGTAGCTAAAATTGCTGATGAAGTTTGGGATCCAATATGTTCTTTATATGAATATGAACCTGATGTCGTTCATTATGTTATTAAAGATATTGATGATTATTCTAACGGTGCTACTTATTTCTTTGATAACAAAATTGAAATCTGGACAAGTGCTCTGGACTTTGATTTGCGCGGTACTCATAACTGGCTTCGGAATGTAATCTCACACGAGTTTACGCATATGGTTCAGATTCAGGCAGCAATGAAAAGCAAAAGAAGTTTGCCTGCTGTTTTTCTTCAGGTACTTAGTTATGAAGATAAAAGAAGACCCGATATTCTCTATGGATTTCCGAATCTACTAATCTCTTATCCACTTGCAATGATTAATGTTCCTGCGTGGTTTGCAGAAGGTACTGCTCAATATATGCGAAAAGAATTTGATTATGATAGATGGGATACTCATCGTGATATGATTTTAAGAGCTTATGCTCTTGATGGAAATATGCTTACCTGGAATGAAATGGGTGTTTTCGGAAAAACAAGTTTGGGAAATGAATCTGTTTATAATTCCGGCTTCGCTTTTACAAGATACATTGCTCAGAGATACGGTGAATCAAAACTCAGAGAAGTTACAAAAGCACTTGGCAACTTTGGGACATTTACCATTGACGCAGCATTCAGTAAAGTAATCGGCAAAGATGGAAGTGAACTTTATAATGAATGGAAAGAATTTTTGGTTAATGATTATAAAAATCGCTCATCAAAGGTAATCGAAAACAAAGTTGAAGGCGAGCAAATAGCTTCAGTCGGTTTCGGAAATTTCTATCCGATTTTTTCTCCCGATGGGAAAAAAGTTTACTACATTTCCAACAAAACATCAGATTACTTTGGTCCTGCTGCAATTTTTGAATATGATATTGAAACGAAAAAAGAAAAACCAATTGCTGGTGGAGTTCGCTCAACTTTTTCATTTATTCCAAACTCGAATAAAATTATTTATTCTAAAATCAGTGATGATAATCCGAACTGGTATAATGTACACGATCTTTATGTTTATGACATAGATAAAGAAAAAGAAACTCGACTGACATTTAATCTCCGTGCAAATCATCCTTCAGTTTCGAATGATGGGAAAAGTATAGTTTTTATTTTTCAAAAAGATGGTACCACAAATCTTGGTAAAGTTGATATTGAAGGAAAAAATTTTCAGCAGTTAACTTTTTATTCAAATGGTGAGCAGGTTTATAATCCAAAATTCTCGCCTGATGATTCAAAAATAATCTTTGACTATTCTTATCATCATACACGAGATATTGCAATTATTAATTCGAATGGTGGTAAAGTTGAATTCATACTTTCTACAGAGAAAGATGAACGAAATGCAATTTTCAAATCATCTGATGAAATTGTTTATGCTTCAGACGAAACGGGAATTTTTAATCTTTACTCGCTTAATCTTAAATCAAACGAGAAGAAACAACTTACCAATGTTTTGGGTGGCGCATTTATGCCAGCTATAAATTCCAGTGGCGATATTGTTTATGCTGGTTACACTTCAACAGGTTATAAAATATTTTTGATTAGTTCAGATGAGCAAAAAAAAGTTAAAGAAAGAATGAATTATGTATGGATTGATAATCCACCACTGAACGAAGATAAACCAAATGGTGATATTCATAAATTCAATATTACTGCTTTAAAAAACTTTAATGATTATGAAGTGCCGGATTATGGAAAGAAAAGTTACAGCGGTGTTTTTTCGAATCTAAGTTTCTTTCCGTTTCTGCGATACGATAATTACAACACTGGCAACAAGTTTACTGAAAAACTAAAACCCGGTTTGTTAGTTTCATCTAATGATATCTTAAATCGTTATGCCATTTTTGCCGGCGGCTCAATAAATACCAGACTTGAGCGAGATTTATTCTTAGTGTTTGATTATAAAAACAAACTTCCGCTTTTCACTTCAATTGGTCTAAGACCGGAATTATCGGTAGAGCTTTACAGCATCAGTCGCAAAGCCGGTGTGGATATTTTCTTTGGTGCTGATACAGTTGGTGGAGTGGTGAATTATGATTTCATCATTCCAACAGATGTAACTTATGATTTATTTGAAGCAGATTTTATTGTTCGCCACAGGTTATTCAGCCGGGATCAGAACTTACAATTGAAGTTCACTTTCTCAACATACACGGCAACTCTCGGAAGTTTTATTCTTCCTGATGAGAATAACACTTTGTATCCTTCAACAAAGGATAATTATTTCATCGGAAGAAATCTTGAAGCCAAATATACCTGGCTTTCAATTGCACCATCAAAAGATGATGACATCAATCCAGTTGGAATGAATATAGAACTTACTTACAATTATGAATTTAACAAGTTTAATTCTGAAGGTGAGTACACAATAAAAGATGGTTTCCTTGAACCACTTTATCGTGACTTCAATTTTCACAAACTTGAATTAAAGACAGGACTTTATCTGCCTGTTTTCAATTCACACACATTTAATACTTCATTGCGATTAGGTACAATACTCGGTCCGACTGTGCCGGACTTTTTTGATTTCTACCTTGGTGGTTTAATCGGCATGAAATCTTATCCTTTTTATGCAATCAGCGGGAATGAAGTTGCCTGGCTTAATTTTACTTACAGATTCCCGTTGCTTAGAAATATAGATACAAAAATCGGGCATCTGTACATTGATAAAATTTTCTTTTCAGTAAATGCTGATATTGGTAATGCGTGGAATGGTAAAATTCCTGAATTAGACAAATTTAAGAAAGGCGTTGGAGCTGAACTAAGATTGCAATTAAACTCTTATTATTTATTTCCAACAAGCATTTTCTTCCATGCTGCTTATGCATTGGATGATTTCACAAGAGTCGTTAACAATCAATCAATCAAGTATGGAAAAGAATGGAGCTTTTACGGTGGAATTCTTTTCGGCTTTGAAATTCTGAATTTCGAAAGTAACAAAAAAATCAGATGA
- a CDS encoding T9SS type A sorting domain-containing protein, with translation MKKVILFLLFVALGSLSAQSFNGTFNVAPLGKPRVLNSDTLRILGIMVNFQEDRDAATFGNGKFGSIYSQNYGNSILDPLPHDRNYFESHLEFVKNYFTKVSDNKLTVEYFVLPDTFSVSQTMRNYSPAPKSNDFTPLGNFSQEVWSIANQLYPSFDFSQYDLFIIFHAGVGRDITLPGSLGNERDLPSVYLSENALKEIFGNNFDGFPVNNGNFKITNTAIIPETESRELSTLSGTILFEITINGLLCATVASHLGLPDLFDTETGLSAIGRFGLMDGQSIFAYNGCFPPEPSAWEKIYLGWATPVEITPGNYDINLVTKFTSQISDTVILKVPINASEYYLIENKQRDASADGSTVKYKIGENTFVINFDRDTTGYRSFDTDSLAGVVIDVDEFDWALPGSGILIWHIDENIINQKIAQNKINTDKNLRGVDVEEADGVQDIGEKFFTIFGDEVIGEGTELDLWYNGNPSKLYKNRFDKNSRPSTKSNTGANSLISVFDFSVNSNKMSFKVAYGDSIIKPVYFLQNLSGEQSKFITSVSDNDDIFGFVFGKDLFVYNGNILIDSVLAFTDFKPVSAQFGGVKYIIGVTYNPLLIVPSRISFWSYDGSTSSSGNLALPFGVTTAPMIRRTPTETYEVLFGTDEGKVVVYDLLSLISGNNIPKSEISIRDNTVITKVSSYEGKLAASGNFGSTENLSSLIYVDGKVINFDLTIILDFVNTLDSRGNLITLLLAKRANEFKVIEVSDGEVIHTFDLPYSEDYSTIALADLKNDGDNYLIIPAKEKLFAYNLRGAIADNFPYTISGDEFNGSVLAADIEGDSKSEIIAFTKKGNIYALNGGSGKIIDGFPISIGKNNNSYPVLFTFDGSACLGVLDSTNNFYAWKISSIQSHIDWSELYANRFNSSFLKNANSINRVEDFFPKNRAYNYPNPVYEGSTAIRYYVSENSRINIKILDLAGELVAELNGFATGGFDNETIWNVKNIQSGVYFARIEATSNSGKTENVTIKIAVVK, from the coding sequence ATGAAAAAAGTAATCCTGTTTTTGCTGTTTGTAGCTTTGGGCAGTTTATCTGCCCAAAGTTTTAATGGGACTTTTAATGTTGCACCACTCGGGAAACCAAGAGTTTTAAACTCTGATACTCTCAGAATTCTTGGAATTATGGTTAACTTTCAGGAAGACCGTGATGCTGCAACTTTTGGAAACGGAAAGTTCGGGAGTATTTATTCACAGAATTATGGCAACAGTATTTTAGATCCGCTTCCACACGACAGGAATTACTTTGAATCTCATCTTGAGTTTGTTAAAAATTATTTCACTAAAGTTTCTGACAATAAACTCACAGTAGAATATTTTGTTCTTCCCGATACATTTTCTGTATCGCAAACGATGCGTAATTATTCCCCTGCACCAAAATCAAATGATTTTACTCCTTTGGGAAATTTTTCACAGGAAGTCTGGTCAATTGCAAATCAGTTATATCCATCATTTGATTTTTCACAATATGATTTATTCATAATTTTTCACGCTGGTGTGGGAAGAGATATTACTTTGCCGGGAAGTTTGGGTAATGAAAGAGATCTTCCTTCTGTTTACTTAAGTGAAAATGCTTTAAAGGAAATTTTCGGAAATAACTTTGATGGTTTTCCAGTTAACAATGGAAATTTTAAAATCACAAACACAGCAATAATTCCGGAAACTGAGTCCAGAGAATTGAGCACATTATCAGGAACAATACTTTTTGAAATTACAATTAATGGTTTGCTTTGTGCCACAGTTGCCAGTCATTTAGGTTTGCCGGATTTATTCGATACTGAAACGGGATTAAGTGCAATAGGAAGATTTGGTTTGATGGACGGACAATCCATTTTCGCTTACAATGGTTGTTTCCCACCCGAACCTTCTGCCTGGGAAAAAATTTATCTTGGTTGGGCAACACCTGTTGAGATTACTCCCGGAAATTATGATATAAATTTAGTTACAAAGTTCACTTCACAGATTTCTGATACAGTCATTCTGAAAGTTCCTATTAACGCTTCAGAATATTATCTGATTGAGAACAAGCAACGCGATGCTTCTGCAGATGGTTCAACAGTCAAATACAAAATTGGTGAGAACACATTTGTTATAAATTTCGATAGGGATACTACAGGATACAGAAGTTTTGATACAGATTCACTTGCTGGTGTTGTAATTGATGTTGATGAATTTGATTGGGCTTTGCCGGGAAGCGGAATTTTGATTTGGCACATTGATGAAAATATCATTAACCAGAAGATTGCTCAGAATAAAATTAACACTGATAAAAATTTACGCGGAGTTGATGTAGAAGAAGCTGATGGTGTTCAGGATATCGGAGAGAAATTTTTTACAATTTTCGGTGATGAAGTTATCGGTGAAGGAACTGAACTTGATTTATGGTACAATGGTAATCCTTCCAAACTTTATAAAAACAGATTTGATAAAAATTCCAGACCGTCAACAAAATCAAATACAGGCGCCAACAGTTTAATTTCTGTTTTTGATTTTTCAGTAAATAGCAATAAGATGAGCTTTAAAGTTGCTTATGGTGATTCAATCATTAAACCTGTTTACTTTCTTCAAAACTTATCCGGCGAGCAATCAAAATTCATAACATCTGTAAGTGATAATGATGATATTTTTGGTTTTGTCTTTGGAAAAGATTTATTTGTTTACAACGGAAATATTCTGATTGATAGCGTTTTAGCTTTTACAGATTTTAAACCGGTTAGTGCTCAGTTTGGTGGAGTAAAATATATAATCGGAGTTACTTACAATCCTCTTTTAATTGTTCCTTCAAGAATTTCATTCTGGTCTTATGATGGTTCAACATCTTCAAGTGGTAACTTAGCACTTCCATTTGGTGTAACTACAGCACCAATGATTCGAAGAACTCCAACAGAAACTTATGAAGTTTTATTCGGCACAGATGAAGGAAAAGTTGTTGTTTATGATTTATTATCTCTGATATCAGGTAATAACATTCCAAAGAGTGAAATTTCAATTCGTGATAATACTGTTATTACTAAAGTTTCTTCTTATGAAGGTAAATTAGCAGCAAGCGGAAATTTTGGTTCAACTGAAAATCTTTCCAGTTTGATTTATGTTGATGGTAAAGTAATAAACTTTGACTTAACAATAATTTTAGATTTCGTTAACACTCTTGACTCACGAGGAAATCTGATTACATTGCTTCTTGCTAAACGGGCAAATGAATTTAAAGTAATCGAAGTCAGCGACGGTGAAGTAATTCATACATTTGATTTACCTTATTCGGAAGATTATTCTACCATTGCTTTAGCTGATTTGAAGAATGATGGTGATAATTATCTGATAATTCCAGCAAAAGAAAAATTATTTGCATATAATCTTCGTGGAGCAATTGCGGATAATTTCCCATATACAATATCTGGTGATGAATTTAACGGCTCTGTTTTAGCTGCTGATATTGAAGGCGATTCTAAATCCGAAATAATTGCTTTCACAAAAAAAGGAAACATCTATGCATTGAATGGTGGAAGCGGAAAAATAATTGATGGATTCCCAATCTCAATTGGAAAAAATAATAATTCATATCCTGTTCTCTTTACATTTGATGGAAGTGCTTGTCTTGGAGTTTTGGATAGCACAAATAATTTCTATGCCTGGAAAATATCTTCAATTCAATCACACATTGATTGGTCTGAACTATATGCTAACAGATTCAATTCTTCATTTTTAAAAAATGCAAACTCAATAAACAGAGTTGAAGATTTCTTTCCGAAGAACAGAGCATATAATTATCCAAATCCTGTTTATGAAGGTTCAACAGCTATCAGATATTATGTTTCCGAAAATTCCAGAATTAACATTAAAATACTGGACCTTGCAGGAGAACTTGTCGCAGAGTTAAATGGCTTTGCTACCGGTGGTTTTGATAATGAAACTATCTGGAATGTAAAAAATATTCAAAGCGGAGTTTACTTTGCCCGAATTGAAGCCACCAGCAATTCCGGTAAAACCGAAAATGTTACAATCAAAATTGCAGTTGTCAAGTAA
- the upp gene encoding uracil phosphoribosyltransferase, giving the protein MKNFYIVDHPLIKKDLTILRDKNTQPEIFRSALQRISNLLAAEISKNIILEQTEVETPLEKTIGYKLKKQIVLVPVLRAGLGMVNGFLELIPDSKVGHIGLQRNEETLEPIEYYFKTPSELEKSDTILLDPMLATGGSASGAITYLKNRGAQTIYFACIVAAPKGVQRINSDHPEVKIYSASLDRELNNKGYILPGLGDAGDRTFGTL; this is encoded by the coding sequence ATGAAAAACTTTTACATAGTTGATCATCCTTTAATTAAAAAAGATTTAACGATACTTCGGGATAAAAACACTCAACCGGAAATTTTCAGGTCTGCTTTACAAAGAATATCAAATCTTCTTGCAGCGGAAATCTCCAAAAACATTATTCTTGAACAAACCGAAGTTGAAACTCCTTTGGAGAAAACAATTGGATACAAATTAAAGAAACAGATTGTGCTTGTTCCGGTTTTAAGAGCAGGACTTGGTATGGTGAATGGGTTTCTTGAACTCATTCCCGATTCTAAAGTTGGTCATATTGGTTTGCAGAGAAATGAAGAAACTCTGGAACCAATTGAATATTACTTCAAAACTCCTTCTGAACTTGAAAAATCCGATACTATACTTCTTGATCCAATGCTTGCAACCGGCGGAAGCGCTTCAGGTGCTATTACATATCTTAAAAACAGAGGTGCGCAGACGATTTATTTTGCGTGTATAGTTGCCGCTCCGAAAGGTGTTCAAAGAATAAACTCCGATCATCCTGAAGTTAAAATTTATTCGGCATCTTTAGACAGAGAATTGAATAACAAAGGTTACATACTACCCGGATTAGGTGATGCTGGTGACAGGACTTTTGGCACTCTTTAG
- the der gene encoding ribosome biogenesis GTPase Der, which produces MKLPLVAIVGRPNVGKSTLFNRLLGKRDAIVDDVSGVTRDRNYGESDWSGKKFRLIDTGGYVPESSDLFESAIREQVETAIDEADSIIFLLDFKAGLNPIDKIIANMLRQSGKKYFVVVNKVDNEIQKQALSEFYEIGVDNIYNISALSGRQLGDLLDDITSDFPEIGEIQEDPRLKIAIVGRPNVGKSSLTNALLGQERSIVTDIPGTTRDSIDSILKYYGEEIILIDTAGLRKKSKVQESIEFFSNIRTYKAIGECDVAIVMIDAKLGFESQDQKIIDEVIRWRKGLIIAVNKWDLIEKDQNTALQFERAIRNKLGTADFAPIIFISALTKQRIFKLIELSKQVEAERKKKIPTSQLNDEILPEIEKNPPPATKTGREVKIKYITQVGTHYPIFLFFTNYPNQVADHYKRFLENLLRRKYGFEGVPLTLSFKSKSKEFK; this is translated from the coding sequence ATGAAATTACCACTTGTAGCAATTGTCGGAAGACCTAATGTTGGAAAATCCACACTGTTCAATCGCTTGCTTGGAAAGCGTGATGCAATCGTTGATGATGTCAGTGGAGTAACGCGTGACAGAAATTATGGAGAAAGCGATTGGTCTGGTAAAAAATTTCGGTTGATTGATACAGGTGGATATGTGCCTGAATCTTCGGACCTTTTTGAATCCGCAATCAGAGAACAAGTTGAAACCGCAATTGATGAAGCTGACTCAATTATTTTTCTTCTTGACTTCAAAGCAGGTTTAAATCCAATCGATAAAATCATAGCAAATATGCTTCGTCAATCAGGAAAAAAATATTTTGTCGTTGTTAATAAAGTTGATAATGAAATTCAGAAGCAGGCACTAAGTGAATTTTATGAAATTGGTGTTGATAATATCTATAACATCAGTGCTTTAAGCGGAAGACAACTTGGTGATTTACTCGATGACATAACATCAGACTTTCCGGAAATTGGAGAGATTCAGGAAGATCCTCGACTAAAAATTGCAATTGTAGGAAGACCAAATGTCGGTAAATCATCTCTCACTAATGCTTTACTTGGACAGGAAAGAAGTATTGTTACTGACATTCCCGGAACAACAAGAGACAGCATTGATTCAATTCTCAAATACTATGGTGAAGAGATAATTCTGATTGATACGGCAGGACTCAGAAAGAAAAGCAAAGTTCAGGAGAGTATCGAATTTTTTTCAAACATCAGAACTTATAAAGCAATTGGTGAATGTGATGTAGCAATCGTTATGATTGATGCAAAACTTGGCTTTGAAAGTCAGGACCAAAAAATTATTGATGAAGTTATCCGTTGGAGAAAAGGATTAATCATCGCTGTAAACAAATGGGATTTGATTGAAAAAGATCAGAACACTGCACTTCAGTTTGAAAGAGCAATTCGTAATAAATTAGGTACAGCAGATTTTGCTCCGATTATTTTTATCTCTGCATTAACCAAGCAAAGAATCTTTAAACTTATTGAACTAAGCAAACAGGTTGAAGCAGAACGGAAGAAAAAAATTCCAACAAGTCAGTTAAATGATGAAATACTTCCTGAGATTGAAAAGAATCCTCCACCCGCAACAAAAACAGGAAGAGAAGTTAAAATAAAATACATTACTCAGGTTGGAACTCATTATCCAATCTTTCTCTTCTTTACGAATTATCCAAATCAGGTTGCAGATCATTATAAAAGATTTCTTGAAAATCTGTTGAGAAGAAAATATGGATTCGAAGGCGTTCCTTTAACATTATCATTCAAATCAAAATCAAAAGAGTTTAAATGA